Genomic DNA from Streptomyces venezuelae:
GACGCGGTGTGGTCCGCGCTGCCCGCCCGCATCGACCTGCTCGCCGCCGAACTGCACCGCACCCGCCAGCTCGCGCACTCCGTCGGCGTCCGTCCCGGGGAGCATCCTTCCGGCGACGACCTGGAGCGCATCACGCGGACCCTGACCGCGCTGCGCGAGCAGGTGGTGTCGGATCCGCTCGCGTTCTGGAAGCGGGCGGAGGGCAGTTCGGCGCCCGGCGGCGGCCGCCCGCACACCGAGCGCTACGACCGGGAGGCCCGCGCCCTGGAAGAGGTGCGCCGTGAGATCGAGGCGGTGCTCACCGTCCGGCAGGACGCGGAGGTCCGCCTCGGCAGGCTCCGCGACGTGCTGTCCCGCGCGGACCGCACCCTCGCCGAGGCGCGCTCCGCGCGCGGCGAGGTCCTCGCGAAGATCGCCGCCTCCGAGGTGCCCGCCGTCAGCGGCCCGCCGACCGCGCTGCAGGAGCAGCTGGCGATGGCGTCGGAGTACCGAAGGCACGCCCAGTGGCACCGCCTCTCGCCACTCCTGGAGTCCCTGGAGCAGAAGGCCGAGGACGAACTGCTGCGCGCCCGCGAGTCGCTGACCGCCGTCACCGCGCCCCTCGCGGTCCGCGCGGAGCTGCGCGGGCGCCTGGACGCGTACAAGGCGAAGGTCGCCCGGCTCGGTCACGCCGAGGACCCGCTCCTCGTCGAGCGGTACGACGCGGCGCGGCGCATGCTGTGGAGCGCGCCCTGCGATCTCCGGGTGGCCGAGCAGGCGGTCCTGCGCTATCAGCAGGCCGCCGCCGAAGTGCTTGCGCCGAGGGTTCCGCAGCAGGGCGGACCCACCGACCGGACGGGGGAATCATGACCCGGCGTGAATGCCAGCGGCCCAAGTGCACCGGCAGCTATGACGACTTCGGCGACGGTGAGCTGTACTGCGACACGTGCGGCCTGGCCCCCGTCGTCGCGCCCGACGGCAGGGTCTCGTCGCCGCCGACCGGTCTCACGGCGGGCGGCAAGGGCTCGCGGGGCTCCGGGAGCTCCAGCGGCCGCTCGTCGTCGTCGCGGTCCTCCCGTACGTCCGGGTCGTCGCGCTCGCAGTCCTCGCGCAGGTCGGTGTCCGGGCGGCTGTCGCGGTCCCTGTCCGGCGGTTCGACGTCCCGCTCGGTGTCGGTGCGCAGCTCGGGCTCGGCGACCGGCTCATCGGCGCGCGGGCGGCTCGGCGTCGGCCTGGTCACCGTGCCGGACGTGCCGCGGCCCGACCCCCGCGGGGCCGTGCAGAAGAACCCCGAGGTGCCCGAGCGGAAGCGGTTCTGCTCGCGCTCCGACTGCGGGGCGCCGGTGGGCCGCGCGCGGGGCGAACGGCCCGGCCGCACGGAGGGGTTCTGCACCAAGTGCGGCCACCCCTACTCGTTCGTGCCGAAGCTGCACCCGGGCGACATCGTGCACGGCCAGTACGAGGTCGTGGGCTGTCTGGCGCACGGCGGGCTCGGCTGGGTCTATCTGGCCATCGACCGCGCGGTGTCCGACCGGTGGGTGGTCCTGAAGGGCCTGCTGGACACGGGTGACCAGGACGCGATGGCCGCGGCCATCTCCGAGCGGCGGTTCCTCGCGGAGATCGAGCACTCCAACATCGTCCGCATCTACAACTTCGTCGAGCACCTCGACCAGCGCACCGGCTCCATGGACGGGTACATCGTCATGGAGTACGTCGGCGGCAAGTCCCTGAAGGAGATCGCCAACGGCCGCCGCACGCCGGAGGGCAGACGCGACCCGTTGCCGGTCGAGCAGGCCTGCGCGTACGGCATCGAGGCCCTGGACGCCCTGGGCCACCTGCACAGCCGCAAGCTCCTGTACTGCGACTTCAAGGTCGACAACGCCATCCAGACCGAGGGCCAGCTGAAGCTGATCGACATGGGCGCGGTCCGCAGGATGGACGACGACGAGTCCGCGATCTACGGAACGGTCGGCTACCAGGCCCCGGAGGTCGCCGACGTCGGCCCGTCCGTCGCCTCCGACCTGTACACCGTCGCCCGCACTCTCGCGGTCCTCACCTTCGACTTCCAGGGCTACACGAACGTGTTCGTGGACTCCCTGCCCGACCCCGACAACATCGAGGTCTTCCGGACGTACGAGTCCTTCTACCGCCTCCTGGTCCGCGCCACGGACCCGGACCCGGCCCGCAGGTTCGCCTCCGCGCAGGAGATGGCCGAGCAGCTGACGGGTGTCCTGCGGGAGGTCGTGGCGCTCCAGTCGGGGCTGCCGCGGCCCGCGCTCTCGACCCTGTTCGGGCCCGAGGTGAAGGTGCCGGACACGGAGCTGTTCGCCGAGTTGGCCGGGGAGGTGTCGCGGCTGGGCGCCCGCCCCGACCCGGCCACCACCGCCGCCACCGCCGCTGCCACCGCCGGGGAGAACGAGAGGGCGCTTCCGGAGAGCCCCTCGACCGCGGGGATCGTCCGGGGGCTCGACCCGGTGGTGACCGCCCTCGCGCTGCCCGTGCCCCTGGTGGACCCGAACGACCCGAACGCCGGGTTCCTCGCCGGTCTCATCGCAGCCGCGCCCGCCGAGCTGATCACCGCGCTCGGCACGGCGTCCGCGGACTCCCTGGAGCTGCAACTGCGCGGGCTGCGGGCCCGGCTGGCGATGGGCGAGCTCGCGCCCGCCGCGCAGGCCCTCGCCGAGCTGGAACAACAGCACCCCGACGACTGGCGGGTGGTCTGGTACCGGGGCGTCGCGGCCCTGGCCACCGGCGACTTCGAGAACTCGGCGCTCTCCTTCGACGCGGTCTACGACGCGTTCCCCGGCGAGCCCGCCCCGAAGCTGGCGCTCGGCGTCATCGCGGAGGTCCTCGGCCAGCTGGACAACGCCGCCGAGTACTACCGTCTGGTGTGGACGACCGACCCGAGCTATGTGAGCGCGGCGTTCGGCCTGGCCCGCGTACAGCTCGCGGCCGGCGACAGGGCCGGTTCCGTACGCACCCTGGAGTCGGTGCCGGAGTCCTCCATCCACTACACCGCGGCCCGCGTGGCCGCGGTGCGGGCGCGGCTGCGTCAGCGCATGACGTCGGACACGGCAGCCCCTTCGGGCGGCGCCTTCCTGGACGAGCTGACGGCCGCCGCCGGGCAGATCGAGGCACTTGCCGGGTTCGGGCTCGACGCGGTGCGCAGGGAGCGCCTGTCGACCGAGGTTCTGGGGACGGCGCTCGACTGGGTACTCTCCGGTAGGCACTCTGGTCACGTTTCCGCGCCACCGGGCACCACCGGGACGCGGGCCGTACTGCTCGGCAGCGACCTGGACGAGCGCGGCCTCCGGTT
This window encodes:
- a CDS encoding serine/threonine-protein kinase, which translates into the protein MTRRECQRPKCTGSYDDFGDGELYCDTCGLAPVVAPDGRVSSPPTGLTAGGKGSRGSGSSSGRSSSSRSSRTSGSSRSQSSRRSVSGRLSRSLSGGSTSRSVSVRSSGSATGSSARGRLGVGLVTVPDVPRPDPRGAVQKNPEVPERKRFCSRSDCGAPVGRARGERPGRTEGFCTKCGHPYSFVPKLHPGDIVHGQYEVVGCLAHGGLGWVYLAIDRAVSDRWVVLKGLLDTGDQDAMAAAISERRFLAEIEHSNIVRIYNFVEHLDQRTGSMDGYIVMEYVGGKSLKEIANGRRTPEGRRDPLPVEQACAYGIEALDALGHLHSRKLLYCDFKVDNAIQTEGQLKLIDMGAVRRMDDDESAIYGTVGYQAPEVADVGPSVASDLYTVARTLAVLTFDFQGYTNVFVDSLPDPDNIEVFRTYESFYRLLVRATDPDPARRFASAQEMAEQLTGVLREVVALQSGLPRPALSTLFGPEVKVPDTELFAELAGEVSRLGARPDPATTAATAAATAGENERALPESPSTAGIVRGLDPVVTALALPVPLVDPNDPNAGFLAGLIAAAPAELITALGTASADSLELQLRGLRARLAMGELAPAAQALAELEQQHPDDWRVVWYRGVAALATGDFENSALSFDAVYDAFPGEPAPKLALGVIAEVLGQLDNAAEYYRLVWTTDPSYVSAAFGLARVQLAAGDRAGSVRTLESVPESSIHYTAARVAAVRARLRQRMTSDTAAPSGGAFLDELTAAAGQIEALAGFGLDAVRRERLSTEVLGTALDWVLSGRHSGHVSAPPGTTGTRAVLLGSDLDERGLRFGLERSYRTLARLAQGGEERIELVERANRFRPRTWV